From one Montipora capricornis isolate CH-2021 chromosome 10, ASM3666992v2, whole genome shotgun sequence genomic stretch:
- the LOC138020905 gene encoding uncharacterized protein → MIINCNGLKGPSRFSEFQVLLDFHKPDIIFGCESKLDCEVPTYSVFPPTYSVLRKDRNRNGGGVFVAIKSEFVCEEKPTFGRDCEIIWSTVKIGNCKTLHLASYYRLPNSPHDALEQFSDSINCVFESSKHHPNIIVAGDFNLGDINWSAEVPFATNQATSTQHNRLLRITEDFSLTQHVKCLTRPTSGKTLDLLFSSYPHVISEVHSVPGMSDHLAILFHINVKVTRSLKPPHKVFEGLRKTMSGCAETFFASAPQNFAVEDNWSLFKTTLTQAMLNYIPQRRSSKLPWITPEIKRQMRKKDRLHKKALRYQNPDHWVEFRKQRNLVSRLVKESRSDYLNNIIGASLQENPKNFGLMSDLVNQRPLEKQPIPTKPTSPYNLISDIDISTYGVYKQLLQLNPRKACGPDEIPARVLKELAPSVASWLSFIFQQSYDTGAVPSDWTKALVTAIHKKDSKSNPANYRPVSYFLML, encoded by the exons ATGATCATTAACTGCAACGGCCTTAAGGGTCCATCTCGTTTCTCTGAATTTCAAGTTCTCCTTGATTTTCATAAACCTGATATCATCTTTGGCTGTGAATCCAAGCTTGACTGTGAAGTGCCGACATACTCTGTCTTCCCACCTACCTATTCTGTGCTTAGAAAGGATCGAAATCGTAATGGAGGAGGTGTGTTCGTGGCGATTAAGTCTGAGTTTGTCTGCGAGGAAAAGCCTACCTTTGGAAGAGATTGCGAAATCATCTGGTCAACAGTTAAGATCGGTAACTGTAAAACTCTCCACCTAGCATCCTATTACAGACTTCCAAATTCTCCCCATGATGCCTTGGAACAATTTTCAGATTCCATAAATTGTGTTTTTGAATCCTCTAAGCATCACCCCAATATAATAGTGGCAGGTGACTTTAACCTGGGAGATATCAACTGGTCCGCCGAGGTCCCATTTGCTACCAACCAAGCTACCTCGACTCAACATAATAGGCTGCTTCGGATAACAGAGGACTTCTCACTCACACAGCATGTGAAATGCCTTACTCGTCCAACATCTGGAAAAACCTTGGatttattattttcatcatACCCCCATGTTATCTCTGAAGTCCATTCTGTTCCTGGAATGAGTGATCATCTGGCAATTCTTTTCCATATAAATGTTAAAGTTACAAGATCATTAAAGCCCCCACACAAGGTTTTTGAAGGCTTAAGGAAAACCATGTCTGGTTGTGCAGAGACTTTCTTTGCTTCAGCTCCACAAAACTTTGCTGTAGAAGATAATTGGTCTCTCTTTAAAACTACACTTACACAGGCTATGCTAAATTACATTCCTCAAAGACGTTCTTCCAAGCTCCCTTGGATAACCCCTGAAATCAAACGCCAAATGAGGAAGAAAGATCGATTACACAAGAAAGCTCTTCGCTATCAGAATCCAGACCACTGGGTGGAGTTTAGGAAACAACGGAACCTTGTTTCAAGACTTGTTAAAGAATCTCGTAGCGAttacttaaataatattattggagCAAGCCTTCAGGAGAACCCCAAAAATTTTGGTCTTATGTCAGATCTTGTAAATCAGAGACCATTG GAGAAACAACCAATTCCTACTAAACCTACCTCTCCGTATAATCTAATTTCTGACATCGACATTTCAACTTATGGGGTATATAAACAACTTCTTCAACTAAACCCAAGAAAAGCTTGTGGCCCGGATGAAATTCCAGCTCGCGTCCTTAAAGAACTGGCCCCATCTGTTGCATCTTGGCTTAGTTTTATATTCCAACAGTCCTATGACACAGGTGCAGTACCCTCAGACTGGACTAAAGCCCTGGTTACAGCTATTCATAAAAAAGATTCAAAGTCAAACCCTGCTAATTATCGCCCTGTCTCTTACTTCCTTATGTTGTAA
- the LOC138020906 gene encoding uncharacterized protein has product MPGKPTKVRNEGGARPAIKRTREGSSQTDDEADSTILERLAAIEEKLSTILQLVPELEGYKCRLNNLEEENKSLQESLEYVHAENEDMKKKVDILTSKEESSCIEQERLRVEHDELCRRHIKLESHSRRDNIKFFGVKEKSHESNADTEEELRDFLRSKLKIPSSDEAQINFERVHRINTRVSDNKKPRPIIAKVSQYQDKNFIKSFIKNLPKGSKYGISDDYPKEIDEIRKKLYPVLKAAKKEKKSAYFNVDKLIIGGSVAQWLGRLP; this is encoded by the coding sequence ATGCCCGGAAAGCCAACGAAAGTGCGAAACGAAGGAGGTGCAAGACCAGCAATCAAGCGCACCCGAGAAGGAAGTTCCCAAACGGACGATGAGGCTGACTCCACCATCTTGGAAAGGCTCGCCGCTATTGAGGAGAAATTGTCCACAATACTCCAATTAGTTCCCGAACTCGAAGGTTATAAATGCCGCCTCAACAATCTTGAAGAAGAAAATAAGAGTTTGCAAGAAAGTCTAGAATACGTTCATGCCGAGAATGAAGACATGAAGAAGAAAGTTGACATTTTAACTTCAAAGGAAGAATCCTCTTGTATCGAACAAGAACGCTTACGCGTGGAACATGACGAGCTTTGCCGTCGACACATTAAACTGGAATCTCATAGCAGAAGGGATAATATTAAGTTTTTTGGCGTTAAAGAGAAGAGTCATGAATCCAACGCTGATACGGAGGAAGAATTAAGAGATTTTTTGAGATCTAAACTGAAAATTCCATCCAGCGACGAGGcgcaaattaattttgaaagagtCCATAGAATCAACACAAGAGTGTCCGATAACAAGAAACCGCGTCCTATTATTGCCAAGGTTTCCCAATATCAGGATAAAAACTTCATCAAGTCGTTTATTAAAAACCTCCCAAAGGGCTCAAAATACGGAATAAGCGATGACTATCCTAAAGAAATCGACGAGATAAGGAAGAAGCTGTATCCGGTCCTTAAGGCAgcgaagaaagagaagaaatcaGCCTATTTCAACGTTGATAAACTCATCatcggaggcagtgtggcccagtggttagggcgcttgccttga